Part of the Methylomonas sp. AM2-LC genome, TTGGTAAAATTTGTCTTGCAATAGGGGGGAAGTCCATATATGTGCTGAACGAAGTGATGCGCATCTGTCGCGATTGACGCGACGCCTAATGTCTACACCTATAAAACTTTCTTTTACGCTGAACAGTTACTCTATATTAAGGATACTCTAAATACTCTCGGGTAGACAGTTTACTGGCCTCCCCTGCCCTTTACCCCCGCATTAAACTCTGACTTTTTTATTCTCCGGATATTATTTTGATTTCTACAGCCAACATCACCATGCAATTTGGGGCTAAACCCCTGTTTGAAAACATTTCTGTCAAATTTGGCGACGGTAACCGCTACGGCCTGATTGGTGCCAATGGTTGCGGTAAATCCACGCTGATGAAAATACTCAGCGGCGATCTGGAACCCTCTGCAGGAAATGTCAGTATTGGCCCCAATGAACGCATTGGTAATTTGCGTCAGGATCAGTTTGCTTTCGAAGAATTCACCGTGATTGACACGGTGATTATGGGACACAAGGAATTATGGGCGGTTAAGCAGGAACGCGACAGAATTTATGCCTTGCCGGACATGTCGGAAGAAGAAGGCATGAAAGTGGCAGAACTGGAAGTTGAATTTGCCGAAATGGATGGCTATACCGCCGAATCCAGAGCGGGTGAATTACTGTTAGGTCTGGAGATTCCGGTGGAGCAACATTTTGGCCTGATGAGTGCAGTTGCCCCCGGTTGGAAACTGAGGGTGTTACTGGCACAGGCCTTGTTTGCCAATCCAGATATCATGTTACTGGATGAGCCTACCAACAATCTGGATATTAACACCATACGTTGGCTGGAAGACTTACTCAATGATCGCGAATGCACCATGATTATTATTTCGCATGATCGGCATTTTCTCAATAGTGTCTGTACGCATATGGCCGATTTGGATTATGGTGAATTGCGTGTTTATCCTGGCAATTATGATGATTACATGACAGCAGTTACCGAAGTTCGTGAACGCTTGCTATCGGGCAATGCCAAGAAAAAGGCACAAATTGCCGAATTACAAACCTTTGTCAGCCGTTTTTCTGCTAATGCTTCTAAGGCTAAACAAGCCACTTCTCGCGCCAAACAGCTGGAAAAAATCAAACTGGATGAAGTTAAACCTTCCAGCCGGGTTAACCCGTTTATTCGCTTCGACCAAAGCAAAAAACTGCATCGTCTAGCGTTGGAAGTGCAAGATCTGGGTAAAGGTTATGGCGAGAAACCACTGTTTGAAAACTTAAACTTGATGATACCCGTCGGTGAAAGAGTAGCGGTCATTGGTCCAAATGGTATTGGTAAATCCACCCTGCTAAAAACTCTGGTTGGTGATCTGACAGCGGATACTGGCTTGGTTAAATGGTCAGAAAACTCTGAAATTGGTTATTATGCACAAGATCATGCCGAAGATTTTGCCGAAGATTTGAGCTTAATTGACTGGATGGGACAATGGCGTAAAGAATCTGACGATGATCAAGCCATACGCGGCACTTTAGGCCGACTGTTGTTCTCGCAGGATGACATAGGTAAATCAGTTAAAGTGCTGTCCGGTGGTGAACAGGGTCGCATGATTTTTGGTAAATTAATTTTACAAAAAAACAATATCATGGTGTTGGATGAACCGACCAATCACTTGGATATGGAGTCTATAGAGTCCTTAAATACGGCATTGGAAAACTATCCTGGCACACTGATATTTGTCAGTCATGACCGTGAGTTTGTTTCCTCGCTAGCCACGCGCATTATTGAACTAACGCCCAAAGGTATAGTGGACTTTAACGGTAATTATGAAGACTATTTGAACAGTCTGGCTTAAAAAGCTGCAATTTTATCTAACATTTAGACACTAGGGGCAAAAGGTTTGTCCCTAGTGTTTCCCCTCAAACTTGATTTTCTATGTATTTAGCGATAACCACCTGAATTTCTGACGCGGGTAACGGCTTGCTCATAAAAAAACCCTGCACTTCCAAACAGTGCTTATTTTTCAGGAATGCCAGCTCACTAGCATTCTCTACACCTTCTGCAATCACATTCATACTCATTCCTTCAGCCATAGCAATGATAGCAACCACCACTGCGGCGTTTTTGCTATCGTATTCAATATTACGTATAAAACTTTGGTCAATCTTCAAACGGTTTATTGGAAAATGTTTCAGGCGACTCAAACTGGAATAACCTGTTCCAAAATCATCAATCGCCAGTTGTACACCTATTTTACTTAGGGTATTCAAAGTATCAAGGACAATAGCCTCGTCATTTATCAAAACAGATTCAGTTAATTCCAATTCCAGCATTTGAGGCAGGACACCGGTTTCATTGAGTATACTCGCCACTAGCTCGGTAAATCCTTTATGCAGAAATTGCATTGCAGAAACATTAACGGCTACTCGACAAATCGGTACACCTTGCTCTTGCCAGCGTTTAAACTGGTAGCAGGCCGTGCGCAACACCCATTCGCCAATACTGATGATCAGACCCGAATCCTCTGCAAGCGGGATAAATACAGCTGGTGAAATGCGCCCAAACTCCTGATTATCCCAGCGTAACAACGCCTCTACTCCACAACAACAATCAGCCGATAAATCATATTGCGGCTGATAATGCAGTTCAAGCTCACCACGTTCGATGGCTTTACGCAGCTGATTTTCCATATTAAGTCGTTGTAATGCTGTTTCGGACATCTCTGCAGTAAAGTAGCGATATTCGTTACCACCCTCACGTTTAGCATAGTACATTGCCAAATCAGCGTTTTTTAATAGTTCTTCAGAGTTTTTGCCGTCATGCGGGTATATTGCAATACCAATACTGGTGGTAGAATACAGTTCATGCTCACCAAAAATTAATGGTTTGGAAAGATTGCTAAGTATACGTTCAGCAACTATCGCAGCATCCGCATTACTCTGGACTCCCGCTAACAGTACGGTAAATTCATCACCACCCAACCTAGCAATTGCATCGCCTTCACGTGTAGTACCGCTCCGTATCAAGGCATCACAAGCTCTGATACTATTGCGTAGTTCGTCACTGGTTTTTTGTAGAACCAAATCGCCAAGCTGGTGGCCCAGAGTGTCATTAATACGTTTAAAGCCATCCAAATCAAGAAACAACACCGCTAATTTCAGACTTTTGCGTTCTGCCAAGGCTACCATACACTTTAAATGCTCCTTGAAAAACTCGCGATTTGGCAACTGGGTAAGACTATCGAAATAGGCCATACGATGTAAACGTCGCTCGCTTTCGACAAGGTTATTAGTGGTTTTTGCCGCTCTTAACATATAACGTACCCGATGACCTAACAGCGACAAATTAATTGGTTTGGTAATAAAATCTGTCGCTCCTGCATCATAAGCACGATTAATTGATTCTATATCATCCAAACCGGTCATCATCAGTACCGGAATATTTAACGTATCCGGGAGTTGCCTAAACGCTATGCAAGTTGCAAAGCCATCCATACCATCTGGCATCATGACATCCAGCAAAATTGCATGCGCCCCCTTTTCAACAAATAGTTGCAAGCCTTCTTCTCCACTGCCTGCTTCGCTAGCATTTAATCCGACCGCTTTTAGCGCAGCGACTACCATCAAACGAATCATGGAATCATCATCAATTACGATAATGTGGGGTTGGTCATTCATATATCTGCTTTCCTGAGATGTATTCATTTATCCAGATAACGCGTCAAGATTGCCTGCGTCTGGAAAAACGATTGCTTTATTTGCATTAGTGCCTCCCCGGAAATATCGTAGCAATGATTACGCGCCTCGTTCTCAACTTCGCGGCATAAATTAGCCAGCTGTTCTGCACCCAGTTGATGACTACTGGATTTAAGTGTATGGCATGCCTGACGAATACCATCAATGTCCCCCTGTTCCCAAGCCTGTTCCAACTTTGTCAGAATCGTATCGGTATTAGCTAGATAAAGTTTGATTAGGCTACACAGTAATTCATCACCGTGTTTAGGATCAAGTTTACAAATAGTATCTAGCACGGCTTCGTTAATCACTAAATCACCCTTTAACTTGGTCAAGTCATTGGCCTCATGTTTAGGTAATTGCTCAGCTGCATTTAGCCAAAAATTAATTTTATTCACCAATGCTTCGATTTTAAACGGCTTGGACAAATAATCGTCCATACCAATTTCCAGGCACTCTTGTTGATCACCTTCAATCACATTTGCTGTCAGTGCAATAATAGGAAATGGGGATAACTTACCGGCTTTTTGCTGCCGTCTTATTTCAACTGTGGCTACAAAGCCATCCATTACAGGCATCATGCAATCCATCAACACCAGATCATAGTGATTGTGCTCAATCGCTTGTAATGCTTCCAGACCATTATGCGCAATGTCTACCGAATATCCGAAACGTTGCAAGATTTCTGTAGTCAGTTCAAGATTAACTAAATTATCTTCTGCCAACAACAACCTCCCAGAAAAAGTATTTTTTTCTACAGGCGATAAATCAATATTTTGGTCTGTCAGACTATAGTTTTTAGCGGCCAGGACACTTGACAGCGCTTTATAGAGTTCTGCTTTATACAGGGGTTTGGTCAGATAGGCTGCAAACCCGGCTTTTTTTGCTTCCTCAGCTAAATCTTTCATCATCAGAGAGGTCAGCATTACCAAAGGTATATGCGCGAGTTCAGCATTGGCTTTGATGTGCCTAGCCAATTCCAGGCCGTTCATATCAGACATCTTCATATCAATGACTATCAAGTCATATCCCGAAGTACCGTCATCTAAAACTAATTTGAGCAACTCCATGGCAGATAATGCACTTGCTACAGCCTCAACTTTCATCCCCCAAGACAAAGCATGCTGGTAAAGAATGTCTCGATTAATAGTATTATCCTCAACAATCAGTAAACTCAGCCCCTGAAGCCGTCCTGATCTCTCTATATGGCTGGGCAGTGTGGATTTTGACACCGATATAGGCACAATGCAGGTAAACATACTCCCAAAACCAATCTGGCTAGTAACACCTATTTCTCCACCCATTAATTCTACTAACTGCTTACAAATTGCTAATCCGAGACCCGTACCCCCATAATTACGGGTTGTGGAACTATCCGCTTGAGAAAATGACTGGAATAAACGCGGCAACACCTCTTGATGAATGCCAATGCCGGTATCCTGTACTGCAAAGCACACCTTCAAGCGATCAGCATCAATACTTTCGGTTACCATATCAGTATTGTCGGCAAGCCTGACATCAATCAAAATTTCGCCATGCTCGGTAAATTTAATAGCATTACTCACCAGATTACTTAAAATTTGTCGCAATCGGGTAGGATCACCGTTAACGTAGTTAGGTACTTCAGTGGCTATTCGATAATTAAGTTCCAGACCTTTGTTAAGTGCTGACTCGGCAAACAACTCAACGATATTCTCAATAATTTGATACAAACTAAATTCTAGACTTTCCAGCTCAAAATGTCCGGCTTCAATCTTAGAAAAATCCAAAATATCATTAATAATGGCGAGTAGTGACTCACCCGATTTTTGCAGCATTTCTGTAAAACGCCGCTGGGTAGTTGTCAATTGCGTATCTAACAACAATTCGGCCATCCCTAAAACTCCGTTCATGGGCGTACGAATTTCATGGCTCATGGTGGCTAAAAACTGAGATTTGGCAATACTAGCCGCTTGCGCTTCACCAACAGCCAGACGCAAATCCCGCGTCCTAAGCTCTACTTCTTCTTCAAGCTTATCTCGATGCTTTGCCAGTTCAAAATCGCGTTGCTGTACCTGTTCTATCATCTGATTGAAACTTTTAACCAGTAAACCGACTTCGTCCTTACCTTCTCCTGATGCACGCAGATTGTATTTTTTCTGTTGCGACATTTCCTCAGCTATTTCAGCCAGCCTGATCAGGGGCAAGGAAATTTGCTTAGCCAGACGCCGCCCCAGAAATAAACTAAACAGCAATGCCACCAGCATTACTAAAGAGATTTGACCAATCTTATTCATCAATCCAAACCACATTGGCTTTAGATCAATCAATAAATATAAAAAACCCACTGTTTCTTCATCTTTTTTAATCGCTTGGATAACCACATGTGTCAACGTTAGCAAACTATCATTTTGCACTTGCTGCTCAGCGGCAACTAAATCAACAGGCAACTGTATTAAACGCTCTCCGGCGAAGTATGAGGCATAGGGCACGCCTTGACTGGTATAAATCTGCGCGGCGATAATATTGGTTTTACTGTGCAAGGCCGCTAAAATTGTGTTTGCAGAAAGACTATCATCGAATAACAGGGCAG contains:
- a CDS encoding ABC-F family ATPase — encoded protein: MISTANITMQFGAKPLFENISVKFGDGNRYGLIGANGCGKSTLMKILSGDLEPSAGNVSIGPNERIGNLRQDQFAFEEFTVIDTVIMGHKELWAVKQERDRIYALPDMSEEEGMKVAELEVEFAEMDGYTAESRAGELLLGLEIPVEQHFGLMSAVAPGWKLRVLLAQALFANPDIMLLDEPTNNLDINTIRWLEDLLNDRECTMIIISHDRHFLNSVCTHMADLDYGELRVYPGNYDDYMTAVTEVRERLLSGNAKKKAQIAELQTFVSRFSANASKAKQATSRAKQLEKIKLDEVKPSSRVNPFIRFDQSKKLHRLALEVQDLGKGYGEKPLFENLNLMIPVGERVAVIGPNGIGKSTLLKTLVGDLTADTGLVKWSENSEIGYYAQDHAEDFAEDLSLIDWMGQWRKESDDDQAIRGTLGRLLFSQDDIGKSVKVLSGGEQGRMIFGKLILQKNNIMVLDEPTNHLDMESIESLNTALENYPGTLIFVSHDREFVSSLATRIIELTPKGIVDFNGNYEDYLNSLA
- a CDS encoding EAL domain-containing protein, which gives rise to MNDQPHIIVIDDDSMIRLMVVAALKAVGLNASEAGSGEEGLQLFVEKGAHAILLDVMMPDGMDGFATCIAFRQLPDTLNIPVLMMTGLDDIESINRAYDAGATDFITKPINLSLLGHRVRYMLRAAKTTNNLVESERRLHRMAYFDSLTQLPNREFFKEHLKCMVALAERKSLKLAVLFLDLDGFKRINDTLGHQLGDLVLQKTSDELRNSIRACDALIRSGTTREGDAIARLGGDEFTVLLAGVQSNADAAIVAERILSNLSKPLIFGEHELYSTTSIGIAIYPHDGKNSEELLKNADLAMYYAKREGGNEYRYFTAEMSETALQRLNMENQLRKAIERGELELHYQPQYDLSADCCCGVEALLRWDNQEFGRISPAVFIPLAEDSGLIISIGEWVLRTACYQFKRWQEQGVPICRVAVNVSAMQFLHKGFTELVASILNETGVLPQMLELELTESVLINDEAIVLDTLNTLSKIGVQLAIDDFGTGYSSLSRLKHFPINRLKIDQSFIRNIEYDSKNAAVVVAIIAMAEGMSMNVIAEGVENASELAFLKNKHCLEVQGFFMSKPLPASEIQVVIAKYIENQV
- a CDS encoding response regulator, giving the protein MKFEHFANLPITTKLLRLQFVTVGLALIFVLVVSIATQFWQERQAMLDDLTSTGNMISFNASAALLFDDSLSANTILAALHSKTNIIAAQIYTSQGVPYASYFAGERLIQLPVDLVAAEQQVQNDSLLTLTHVVIQAIKKDEETVGFLYLLIDLKPMWFGLMNKIGQISLVMLVALLFSLFLGRRLAKQISLPLIRLAEIAEEMSQQKKYNLRASGEGKDEVGLLVKSFNQMIEQVQQRDFELAKHRDKLEEEVELRTRDLRLAVGEAQAASIAKSQFLATMSHEIRTPMNGVLGMAELLLDTQLTTTQRRFTEMLQKSGESLLAIINDILDFSKIEAGHFELESLEFSLYQIIENIVELFAESALNKGLELNYRIATEVPNYVNGDPTRLRQILSNLVSNAIKFTEHGEILIDVRLADNTDMVTESIDADRLKVCFAVQDTGIGIHQEVLPRLFQSFSQADSSTTRNYGGTGLGLAICKQLVELMGGEIGVTSQIGFGSMFTCIVPISVSKSTLPSHIERSGRLQGLSLLIVEDNTINRDILYQHALSWGMKVEAVASALSAMELLKLVLDDGTSGYDLIVIDMKMSDMNGLELARHIKANAELAHIPLVMLTSLMMKDLAEEAKKAGFAAYLTKPLYKAELYKALSSVLAAKNYSLTDQNIDLSPVEKNTFSGRLLLAEDNLVNLELTTEILQRFGYSVDIAHNGLEALQAIEHNHYDLVLMDCMMPVMDGFVATVEIRRQQKAGKLSPFPIIALTANVIEGDQQECLEIGMDDYLSKPFKIEALVNKINFWLNAAEQLPKHEANDLTKLKGDLVINEAVLDTICKLDPKHGDELLCSLIKLYLANTDTILTKLEQAWEQGDIDGIRQACHTLKSSSHQLGAEQLANLCREVENEARNHCYDISGEALMQIKQSFFQTQAILTRYLDK